A genome region from Streptomyces sp. NBC_01296 includes the following:
- a CDS encoding MFS transporter has translation MSALEPRVPQRSVPVPPQPQGGILGSAYRTLSIGIISVIFLIAFEATAVGTAMPVAARELEGIGLYAFAFSAYFTTSLFGMVLSGQWADREGPLRPLTVGIGGFAAGLVLAGTAGDMWVFVLGRAVQGFGGGLVIVALYVVVSRAYEERLRPAIMAAFAASWVVPSIVGPLAAGTVTEHLGWRWVFLGIPALVVVPLVVALPAIRRTASGPVDPDAPPAALDRRRIRLALGISVGAGLLQYAAQDLRWLSLLPAAAGTALLVPAVRGLLPRGTYLARRGLPSVVLLRGVAAGSFIAAESFVPLMLVTQRGLSPTLAGFSLAAGGVTWAGGSWLQSKGRMAPYRERLMVAGMVLVAFAIAAAPAVLIESVPVWTLAAAWAVGCLGMGLVIGSTSVLLLKLSAPEEAGANSAALQISDALANVVLLAAGGAAFAALGGGAVGAAHAVTGDAASGSHPGAFVVVFLPMAAVALVGAWVATRLHADGSRPGPVPAQAQA, from the coding sequence ATGAGTGCCCTTGAACCCCGCGTGCCACAGCGCAGCGTGCCGGTCCCGCCCCAGCCCCAGGGCGGGATTCTGGGGTCCGCGTACCGGACGCTCAGTATCGGGATCATCTCCGTCATCTTTCTGATCGCCTTCGAGGCGACCGCCGTGGGGACGGCCATGCCCGTCGCCGCGCGGGAGCTGGAGGGGATCGGGCTGTACGCCTTCGCCTTCTCCGCCTACTTCACCACCAGCCTCTTCGGGATGGTGCTGTCCGGGCAGTGGGCCGACAGGGAGGGGCCGTTGCGGCCGCTGACCGTCGGGATCGGGGGCTTCGCCGCCGGGCTGGTGCTCGCGGGCACCGCCGGGGACATGTGGGTGTTCGTCCTCGGGCGGGCCGTGCAGGGGTTCGGGGGCGGGCTCGTCATCGTCGCCCTGTACGTCGTGGTGAGCCGGGCGTACGAGGAGCGGCTGCGGCCCGCGATCATGGCCGCCTTCGCCGCGAGCTGGGTGGTGCCGTCGATCGTCGGACCGCTGGCCGCGGGGACCGTGACCGAGCACCTCGGCTGGCGCTGGGTGTTCCTCGGCATACCGGCGCTGGTCGTCGTCCCGCTGGTCGTGGCCCTGCCGGCGATACGGCGGACCGCGTCCGGGCCGGTGGATCCGGACGCGCCGCCCGCCGCCCTCGACCGGCGGCGGATCCGGCTGGCGCTCGGGATCTCCGTCGGGGCGGGGCTGTTGCAGTACGCCGCCCAGGACCTGCGGTGGCTGTCGCTGCTCCCGGCCGCGGCCGGTACGGCGCTGCTGGTGCCCGCCGTACGGGGGCTGCTGCCGCGCGGGACCTACCTGGCGCGGCGGGGGCTGCCGTCGGTGGTGCTGCTGCGCGGGGTGGCCGCGGGGTCGTTCATCGCGGCGGAGAGCTTCGTGCCGCTGATGCTGGTCACCCAGCGGGGGCTGAGCCCGACGCTGGCCGGGTTCTCGCTGGCGGCGGGCGGGGTGACCTGGGCGGGCGGCTCGTGGCTGCAGTCGAAGGGACGGATGGCGCCGTACCGGGAACGGCTGATGGTCGCAGGCATGGTGCTCGTGGCCTTCGCCATCGCCGCGGCCCCGGCCGTGCTGATCGAGTCCGTGCCGGTGTGGACGCTGGCCGCCGCGTGGGCGGTGGGGTGCCTGGGGATGGGGCTGGTGATCGGCTCTACGAGCGTGCTGCTGCTGAAGCTCTCGGCGCCGGAGGAGGCGGGGGCCAATTCCGCTGCGCTGCAGATCTCGGACGCGCTGGCCAATGTGGTGCTGCTGGCGGCGGGGGGCGCGGCGTTCGCCGCGCTGGGCGGGGGAGCGGTGGGGGCCGCACATGCCGTGACCGGTGATGCGGCGTCGGGTTCGCACCCGGGGGCGTTCGTCGTGGTGTTCCTGCCGATGGCCGCGGTGGCGCTGGTGGGGGCCTGGGTTGCGACCCGCCTCCACGCCGATGGGTCCCGACCCGGGCCGGTGCCTGCGCAGGCGCAGGCGTAG
- a CDS encoding DEAD/DEAH box helicase, which yields MTTTASHHLSPAFPGRAPWGTASKLRAWQQGALDRYIQTQPRDFLAVATPGAGKTTFALTLASWLLHHHVVQQVTVVAPTEHLKKQWAEAAARIGIRLDPEYSAGPLSKDYHGVAVTYAGVGVRPMLHRNRCEQRKTLVILDEIHHAGDSKSWGEACLEAFDPATRRLALTGTPFRSDTNPIPFVTYEEGNDGIRRSSADYTYGYGNALGDGVVRPVIFLSYSGNMRWRTKAGDEIAARLGEPMTKDAISQAWRTALDARGDWMPNVLRAADQRLTEVRKGIPDAGGLVIASDQDSARAYAKLIREITGTKATLVLSDDTGASKNIDTFSANDDRWMVAVRMVSEGVDVPRLAVGVYATTISTPLFFAQAVGRFVRSRRRGETASVFLPTIPYLLGFANEMEVERDHVLDKPKKKGEDDPYAESEKEMDEANRQEDEDTGEDEQMSFEALESDAVFDRVLYDGAEFGMQAHPGSEEEQDYLGIPGLLEPDQVQMLLQKRQSRQIAHSRRKPDAEADLLELPADRRPVVSHKELLELRKSLNTMVGAYVHQSGKPHGVIHTELRRVCGGPPSAEATAGQLRERIKKVQEWATRMR from the coding sequence GTGACTACTACCGCCTCCCACCACCTCTCACCCGCCTTCCCGGGCCGTGCCCCCTGGGGTACCGCCAGCAAGCTGCGCGCCTGGCAGCAGGGTGCGCTGGACCGGTACATCCAGACCCAGCCCCGCGACTTCCTCGCGGTCGCGACGCCCGGCGCAGGCAAGACGACCTTCGCGCTGACGCTCGCCTCCTGGCTGCTGCACCACCATGTCGTGCAGCAGGTGACCGTCGTCGCGCCGACCGAGCACCTGAAGAAGCAGTGGGCCGAGGCCGCCGCCCGGATAGGCATCCGGCTGGACCCGGAGTACTCCGCCGGGCCGCTGAGCAAGGACTACCACGGGGTCGCCGTCACGTACGCGGGTGTGGGCGTGCGGCCGATGCTGCACCGCAACCGCTGCGAGCAGCGCAAGACCCTCGTCATCCTCGACGAGATCCACCACGCCGGTGACTCGAAGTCCTGGGGCGAGGCCTGCCTCGAGGCCTTCGACCCGGCGACCCGGCGCCTCGCGCTGACCGGTACGCCCTTCCGGTCCGACACCAACCCCATCCCCTTCGTCACGTACGAGGAAGGGAACGACGGGATCCGGCGGTCTTCCGCCGACTACACCTACGGGTACGGGAACGCCCTCGGCGACGGCGTCGTCCGGCCCGTGATCTTCCTGTCCTACAGCGGCAACATGCGCTGGCGCACCAAGGCCGGCGACGAGATCGCCGCCCGGCTCGGCGAGCCGATGACCAAGGACGCCATCTCCCAGGCCTGGCGCACCGCGCTGGACGCGCGCGGCGACTGGATGCCGAACGTGCTGCGCGCCGCCGACCAGCGGCTGACCGAGGTCCGCAAGGGCATCCCGGACGCGGGCGGGCTGGTCATCGCCTCCGACCAGGACTCGGCGCGCGCGTACGCCAAGCTGATCCGCGAGATCACCGGGACGAAGGCCACCCTCGTCCTGTCCGACGACACCGGCGCCTCGAAGAACATCGACACCTTCAGCGCCAACGACGACCGCTGGATGGTCGCCGTCCGCATGGTGTCCGAGGGCGTCGACGTACCGCGCCTCGCGGTCGGCGTGTACGCGACGACTATCTCGACCCCGCTGTTCTTCGCCCAGGCCGTCGGGCGTTTCGTGCGGTCGCGCAGGCGCGGCGAGACGGCTTCCGTGTTCCTCCCGACCATTCCCTATCTCCTCGGCTTCGCCAACGAGATGGAGGTCGAACGCGACCACGTCCTCGACAAGCCCAAGAAGAAGGGCGAGGACGACCCGTACGCCGAGTCCGAGAAGGAGATGGACGAGGCGAACCGGCAGGAGGACGAGGACACCGGCGAGGACGAGCAGATGTCTTTCGAGGCACTCGAGTCCGACGCCGTCTTCGACCGGGTGCTCTACGACGGCGCCGAGTTCGGCATGCAGGCGCACCCGGGCAGCGAGGAGGAGCAGGACTACCTCGGCATCCCGGGTCTGCTGGAGCCGGACCAGGTGCAGATGCTGCTGCAGAAGCGGCAGTCGCGGCAGATCGCGCACAGCCGGCGCAAGCCGGACGCGGAGGCGGACCTGCTGGAGCTGCCGGCCGACCGCCGGCCGGTGGTCTCGCACAAGGAGCTGCTGGAGCTGCGGAAGTCGCTGAACACGATGGTGGGGGCGTACGTCCACCAGAGCGGCAAGCCGCACGGCGTGATCCACACCGAGCTGCGGCGGGTGTGCGGCGGGCCGCCGAGCGCGGAGGCGACGGCGGGGCAGCTGCGGGAGCGGATCAAGAAGGTGCAGGAGTGGGCCACGCGGATGCGGTGA
- a CDS encoding IclR family transcriptional regulator, with protein sequence MTAETSQTLDRGLRVLKLLADTDHGLTVTELSNRLGVNRTVVYRLLATLEQHALVRRDLGGRARVGLGVLRLGRQVHPLVREAALPALRSLAEDIGATAHLTLVDGTEALAVAVVEPTWTDYHVAYRPGFRHPLDRGAAGRAILAARQGTLTEPGYTLTHGELEAGASGAAAPLVGITGLEGSVGVVMLADAVPERVGPRVVDAAREVADALR encoded by the coding sequence GTGACCGCGGAAACCTCCCAGACTCTGGACCGAGGGCTCAGAGTCCTCAAACTGCTCGCCGACACCGACCACGGTCTGACCGTCACCGAGCTCTCCAACCGCCTCGGTGTGAACCGCACCGTGGTCTACCGCCTGCTGGCCACCCTCGAGCAGCACGCCCTGGTCCGCCGCGACCTCGGCGGCCGGGCCCGCGTCGGGCTCGGGGTGCTGCGGCTCGGGCGGCAGGTGCATCCGCTCGTGCGCGAGGCGGCCCTGCCGGCGCTGCGGTCCCTCGCCGAGGACATAGGCGCCACCGCGCACCTGACCCTCGTCGACGGCACCGAGGCGCTCGCCGTGGCCGTCGTCGAGCCGACCTGGACCGACTACCACGTGGCCTACCGGCCCGGATTCCGTCACCCGCTGGACCGCGGGGCAGCCGGGCGGGCCATTCTGGCGGCCCGTCAGGGCACGCTCACCGAGCCCGGCTACACGCTCACCCACGGGGAGCTCGAAGCGGGCGCCAGCGGCGCGGCAGCGCCCCTCGTGGGCATCACGGGACTGGAGGGCAGCGTGGGCGTCGTGATGCTGGCCGACGCCGTGCCCGAGCGGGTCGGCCCGCGCGTCGTGGACGCAGCCCGCGAGGTCGCCGACGCCCTGCGCTGA
- a CDS encoding S16 family serine protease — MLSRLTRLPRPAALAVCAVPVLGLFAAAAFAPLPFVIAQPGLTADVLGARDGKPVITVTGAPTRQTTGQLRMTTIQATGPSTTVTLPELVDDWFDSSRAVMPKEAVYPSGGSDKEIEAHNLEEMATSQSAATQAALGYLHKDPKDVKVQLNLADVGGPSAGLLFSLGIVNKLDGDGSGGDLTGGRTIAGTGTISADGKVGAVGGVALKTQAAQRDGASVFLVPEAECADAQTELPEGLRLVPVRTLTDAVQALRALSRGEPVPSC; from the coding sequence GTGCTCTCTCGCCTCACACGTCTGCCGCGTCCCGCCGCCCTGGCCGTCTGCGCCGTGCCCGTGCTCGGGCTGTTCGCCGCCGCGGCCTTCGCGCCGCTGCCCTTCGTGATCGCCCAGCCGGGCCTCACGGCCGACGTGCTCGGCGCCCGCGACGGCAAGCCCGTGATCACCGTGACGGGCGCCCCGACCCGGCAGACCACGGGCCAGCTCCGGATGACCACCATCCAGGCCACCGGTCCCTCCACCACCGTGACCCTGCCCGAGCTCGTCGACGACTGGTTCGACAGCAGCCGGGCGGTCATGCCCAAGGAGGCGGTCTACCCCTCGGGCGGAAGCGACAAGGAGATCGAGGCGCACAACCTGGAGGAAATGGCCACGTCGCAGTCGGCGGCCACCCAGGCCGCCCTCGGCTACCTCCACAAGGACCCGAAGGACGTGAAGGTCCAGCTCAACCTCGCCGATGTGGGCGGCCCGAGCGCCGGCCTGCTCTTCTCCCTCGGCATCGTGAACAAGCTCGACGGCGACGGCAGCGGCGGCGATCTGACCGGCGGCCGCACCATCGCCGGTACGGGCACCATCAGTGCGGACGGCAAGGTCGGCGCGGTCGGCGGCGTGGCCCTGAAGACCCAGGCCGCGCAGCGCGACGGGGCGAGCGTGTTCCTCGTACCGGAGGCCGAGTGCGCCGACGCGCAGACCGAACTCCCCGAGGGGCTCCGGCTGGTCCCCGTCCGTACGCTGACGGACGCGGTGCAGGCGCTGCGTGCGCTCAGCCGGGGAGAGCCGGTTCCGTCCTGCTGA
- a CDS encoding MFS transporter, which produces MSRRPFAAVLAANTVSIAGSSLTLIGVPWFVLQTTGSAGRAGVVAFCATLPVVVAALVGGPVIDRIGRRRVSAASDLICAVSVGAIPLLHYAGALEFWMLCALMAVGGLVHTPGLTARGVLLPDLAEHAGTTVARAASLYDAVSRGARMIGAALAGVLIAVFGAESALLLDAATFAVSALLVTAFLRGVPAAEPQRATGKISFAGYRAELAEGWSFLTRSRLLAGITVMVMMTNGLDQGWSAVLLPVHGREALGGAAAVGLLVSLFGGFALLGALLYGVWGERFSRRTVYTTAFLLCGAPRYAVAAFTDTPLPLAVTMALSGFGAGMLNPILTTVLYERVPDELRSRVSGVTTAGCELTMPLGGLAAGLLVDGLGATPALLLFGGVYLLTTLAPLVFPAWRTMERAPEPVGSAAATEVSRTEPALPG; this is translated from the coding sequence ATGAGCCGTCGCCCGTTCGCGGCCGTCCTCGCCGCCAACACCGTTTCGATAGCCGGGAGTTCACTCACCCTGATCGGCGTCCCGTGGTTCGTGCTCCAGACCACGGGCAGCGCCGGCCGGGCCGGGGTCGTCGCCTTCTGCGCCACCCTGCCCGTCGTCGTCGCCGCGCTCGTCGGCGGCCCCGTCATCGACCGGATCGGCCGCCGCCGGGTCTCGGCGGCCTCCGACCTCATCTGCGCCGTCTCGGTCGGCGCGATCCCGCTGCTGCACTACGCGGGCGCGCTGGAGTTCTGGATGCTGTGCGCGCTGATGGCCGTCGGGGGCCTCGTCCACACGCCCGGCCTGACCGCCCGCGGCGTCCTGCTGCCGGACCTCGCCGAGCACGCCGGCACCACCGTGGCCCGGGCGGCGAGCCTGTACGACGCCGTCTCCCGCGGAGCCCGGATGATCGGGGCCGCGCTGGCCGGCGTACTGATCGCGGTGTTCGGGGCCGAGTCCGCCCTGCTGCTGGACGCGGCCACCTTCGCCGTGTCGGCGCTGCTGGTCACCGCGTTCCTGCGCGGGGTCCCGGCCGCGGAGCCGCAGCGGGCCACCGGGAAGATCTCCTTCGCCGGCTACCGGGCCGAACTGGCCGAGGGCTGGAGCTTCCTCACCCGCTCGCGGCTGCTGGCCGGCATCACCGTGATGGTGATGATGACCAACGGCCTGGACCAGGGCTGGTCCGCGGTCCTGCTGCCCGTGCACGGCCGCGAGGCCCTCGGCGGCGCCGCCGCGGTCGGCCTGCTCGTGTCCCTCTTCGGCGGCTTCGCGCTGCTGGGCGCCCTGCTCTACGGGGTGTGGGGCGAGCGGTTCTCCCGCCGGACCGTGTACACGACGGCCTTCCTGCTGTGCGGTGCGCCCCGGTACGCGGTGGCCGCCTTCACCGACACCCCGCTGCCGCTCGCGGTGACGATGGCGCTGTCCGGGTTCGGTGCGGGCATGCTCAACCCGATCCTGACCACCGTGCTGTACGAGAGGGTCCCGGACGAGCTGCGCAGCCGCGTCTCGGGCGTGACCACCGCGGGCTGCGAGCTGACCATGCCGCTGGGCGGGCTCGCGGCGGGCCTGCTCGTCGACGGGCTCGGGGCGACGCCGGCCCTGCTGCTGTTCGGCGGCGTCTATCTGCTGACCACGCTCGCGCCGCTGGTCTTCCCGGCCTGGCGCACGATGGAGCGCGCACCGGAGCCGGTCGGCTCCGCCGCCGCCACCGAGGTCAGCAGGACGGAACCGGCTCTCCCCGGCTGA
- a CDS encoding ArsR/SmtB family transcription factor — protein sequence MPEEANTEGPKVRTLDARSLRGLAHPLRIRMLATLRHEGPATASQLAERLGESSGATSYHLRQLAAHGFVEDAPEHGKGRERWWRAVHDGTRFDEQLMYAEDPDTRGAADLFLHEIATIHTQELSTWLGTAFSWPQDWRRASEVSDHTLRLTADQTLELILRMHDLINSYRDLPPSDDTKTVRLHSHVFPRSGE from the coding sequence ATGCCCGAAGAAGCGAACACAGAAGGACCCAAGGTCCGTACCCTCGACGCCCGCTCCCTGCGCGGCCTCGCCCACCCGCTGCGCATCCGCATGCTGGCCACACTGCGCCACGAAGGCCCGGCCACGGCTTCGCAACTGGCGGAGCGGCTCGGGGAGTCCAGCGGCGCCACCAGCTACCACCTGCGCCAGCTCGCCGCGCACGGGTTCGTCGAGGACGCGCCGGAGCACGGCAAGGGCCGCGAACGCTGGTGGCGGGCCGTCCACGACGGCACTCGGTTCGACGAGCAGCTGATGTACGCCGAGGACCCGGACACCCGCGGTGCGGCGGACCTCTTCCTCCACGAGATCGCGACGATCCACACGCAGGAGCTGAGCACCTGGCTCGGCACCGCCTTCAGCTGGCCCCAGGACTGGCGGCGCGCCTCGGAGGTCAGCGACCACACGCTGCGCCTGACGGCCGACCAGACCCTCGAGCTGATCCTCCGGATGCACGACTTGATCAACAGCTACCGCGACCTGCCGCCCTCGGACGACACGAAGACGGTCCGCCTCCACTCGCACGTCTTCCCGCGCTCCGGCGAGTAG
- a CDS encoding Lrp/AsnC family transcriptional regulator, producing MGIDELDGRLIVLLAREPRIGVLEASRRLGVARGTVQARLDRLQSNGVIRGFGPQVDPAALGYPVTAFATLEIKQGQGADVRAHLNGVPEVLELHTTTGHGDMLCRLVARSNADLQRVIDRVVGFEGIVRASTAIVMENPVPLRVIPLVEQAAHEG from the coding sequence ATGGGCATCGACGAACTCGACGGCCGGCTCATCGTCCTGCTCGCCCGGGAGCCCCGGATCGGGGTCCTGGAGGCCTCGCGCCGGCTCGGCGTGGCCCGCGGCACCGTGCAGGCCCGGCTCGACCGGCTCCAGTCGAACGGGGTCATCCGCGGCTTCGGCCCGCAGGTGGACCCGGCGGCCCTCGGGTACCCGGTGACCGCGTTCGCGACGCTGGAGATCAAGCAGGGCCAAGGGGCGGACGTGCGGGCGCACTTGAACGGCGTGCCGGAGGTGCTGGAGCTGCACACCACGACCGGGCACGGGGACATGCTGTGCCGGCTCGTGGCCCGGTCCAACGCCGATCTGCAGCGGGTGATCGACCGGGTCGTCGGGTTCGAGGGGATCGTGCGGGCCTCGACGGCCATCGTCATGGAGAACCCGGTACCGCTGCGGGTCATCCCCCTGGTGGAGCAGGCGGCGCACGAGGGCTGA
- the hppD gene encoding 4-hydroxyphenylpyruvate dioxygenase, with the protein MTESLTNLETTPHTAREADPFPVKGMDAVVFAVGNAKQAAHYYSTAFGMKLVAYSGPENGVRETASYVLTNGSARFVLTSVIKPTTDHGRFLAEHVTEHGDGVIDLAIEVPDARAAYAYAVEQGARGLDEPYEMKDEHGTVVLAAIATYGQTRHTLVERADYTGPYLPGYVAVEPMVAPPAKRTFQAIDHCVGNVELGRMNEWVAFYNKVMGFTNMKEFVGDDIATEYSALMSKVVADGTKKVKFPINEPAIAKKKSQIDEYLEFYGGPGVQHIALASNDIVATVRTMRAAGVQFLSVPDSYYDTLGEWVGDTRVPIDELRELKILADRDEDGYLLQIFTKPVQDRPTVFFEIIERHGSMGFGKGNFKALFEAIEREQEKRGNL; encoded by the coding sequence ATGACTGAGTCTCTGACGAACCTCGAAACCACCCCGCACACCGCGCGTGAGGCAGACCCCTTCCCGGTGAAGGGCATGGACGCGGTCGTCTTTGCCGTAGGCAACGCCAAGCAGGCCGCGCACTACTACTCCACCGCCTTCGGCATGAAGCTCGTCGCCTACTCCGGACCGGAGAACGGCGTCCGCGAGACGGCCAGCTACGTCCTGACCAACGGCTCCGCGCGCTTCGTCCTGACCTCGGTGATCAAGCCGACGACGGACCACGGCCGTTTCCTCGCCGAGCACGTCACCGAGCACGGCGACGGTGTCATCGACCTCGCGATCGAGGTCCCGGACGCGCGGGCGGCGTACGCGTACGCCGTCGAGCAGGGCGCGCGCGGGCTGGACGAGCCGTACGAGATGAAGGACGAGCACGGCACCGTCGTGCTGGCCGCCATCGCGACCTACGGCCAGACCCGCCACACGCTGGTCGAGCGCGCCGACTACACCGGGCCGTACCTGCCGGGTTACGTCGCCGTCGAGCCGATGGTGGCGCCGCCGGCCAAGCGGACCTTCCAGGCGATCGACCACTGCGTGGGCAACGTCGAGCTCGGCCGGATGAACGAGTGGGTCGCGTTCTACAACAAGGTCATGGGCTTCACGAACATGAAGGAGTTCGTGGGCGACGACATCGCGACCGAGTACTCGGCGCTGATGTCGAAGGTGGTCGCGGACGGGACCAAGAAGGTCAAGTTCCCGATCAACGAGCCGGCGATCGCGAAGAAGAAGTCGCAGATCGACGAGTACCTGGAGTTCTACGGCGGCCCCGGCGTCCAGCACATCGCGCTGGCCTCGAACGACATCGTGGCGACCGTGCGCACGATGCGCGCGGCGGGCGTGCAGTTCCTGTCGGTCCCGGACTCGTACTACGACACGCTCGGCGAGTGGGTCGGTGACACGCGGGTGCCGATCGACGAGCTGCGCGAGCTGAAGATCCTGGCCGACCGGGACGAGGACGGCTACCTGCTGCAGATCTTCACCAAGCCGGTGCAGGACCGCCCGACGGTGTTCTTCGAGATCATCGAGCGGCACGGCTCGATGGGCTTCGGCAAGGGCAACTTCAAGGCGCTGTTCGAGGCGATCGAGCGGGAGCAGGAGAAGCGGGGCAACCTCTAG
- a CDS encoding tetratricopeptide repeat protein, whose protein sequence is MDRIDRIDEEAQQPAPPVTFTGRKTLVAAGVAVVLIAGALLIRPARQGDDARPPGPTERAASAVGMGAPAAAVDLTALVADREKWVAGHEKDDASWAVLGAAYLEQARRTAEPAWYPKAEKALKRSLEIRPAEKGNFDAMTGMGTLANARGDFGTGKKWGELVRAQAPKRWTAYPVLVDAYTGLGDYKAAERSMERLVDLRPGLAAFIRASQVYRDRGWREDATMAMEHAGGAAKSPAEKAYVLFRLGELAWERGDAAEALRQYEGALRADPAQAQALGGRGRALAGLGRGGEAVRDYRMALGRAQEPRLALELGELLDALGRGEEAKAPYEMLRAAAGRGAADGVNEAVVLGLFEADHGDPGVAVRRLTQEWSRHKNMQVADALAWALHKTGDDAGALEYAKKSTERGARSADFAYHRAMIERGLGDDAGARRHLQEALRTNPRFSPVRVPLAKEALASIGQPPAGGPENMQPTKPWVAPDLPKAAKSKPPAPAAKPKPKPSPSPGKPSPAKA, encoded by the coding sequence ATGGACCGTATCGACCGAATCGACGAGGAAGCGCAGCAGCCCGCGCCACCCGTGACCTTCACCGGCCGCAAGACGCTCGTGGCGGCCGGGGTCGCGGTGGTCCTGATCGCCGGGGCCCTGCTGATCCGGCCGGCCCGCCAGGGCGACGACGCGCGCCCGCCCGGGCCCACCGAGCGGGCCGCCTCGGCGGTCGGCATGGGTGCGCCGGCGGCGGCGGTGGACCTGACGGCGCTGGTCGCGGACCGGGAGAAGTGGGTCGCGGGGCACGAGAAGGACGACGCGTCCTGGGCGGTGCTCGGGGCGGCGTACCTCGAGCAGGCGCGCCGGACGGCGGAGCCGGCCTGGTACCCGAAGGCGGAGAAGGCGCTGAAGCGGTCGCTGGAGATCCGCCCGGCCGAGAAGGGCAACTTCGACGCGATGACGGGCATGGGCACGCTGGCCAACGCCCGGGGCGACTTCGGGACCGGGAAGAAGTGGGGCGAGCTCGTACGGGCGCAGGCGCCGAAGCGGTGGACGGCGTACCCGGTGCTGGTGGACGCGTACACGGGCCTCGGCGACTACAAGGCCGCCGAGCGGTCGATGGAGCGGCTGGTGGACCTGCGGCCGGGGCTGGCGGCGTTCATCCGGGCCTCCCAGGTGTACCGGGACCGCGGCTGGCGCGAGGACGCGACGATGGCGATGGAGCACGCGGGAGGCGCGGCGAAATCGCCGGCGGAGAAGGCGTACGTGCTGTTCCGGCTCGGGGAGCTGGCCTGGGAGCGGGGGGACGCCGCGGAGGCGCTGCGCCAGTACGAGGGTGCGCTGCGGGCGGACCCGGCGCAGGCGCAGGCGCTGGGCGGCCGGGGCAGGGCGCTGGCCGGGCTGGGCCGGGGCGGGGAAGCGGTCCGGGACTACCGGATGGCGCTGGGCCGGGCGCAGGAGCCGCGGCTGGCGCTGGAGCTGGGCGAGCTGCTGGATGCGCTGGGGCGCGGCGAGGAGGCGAAGGCGCCGTACGAGATGCTGCGTGCTGCGGCCGGGCGGGGCGCGGCGGACGGGGTGAACGAGGCGGTGGTCCTCGGCCTGTTCGAGGCGGACCACGGGGATCCGGGGGTGGCCGTGCGGCGGCTGACGCAGGAGTGGTCGCGGCACAAGAACATGCAGGTGGCGGATGCGCTGGCGTGGGCGCTGCACAAGACGGGCGACGACGCGGGGGCGCTGGAGTACGCGAAGAAGTCGACGGAGCGGGGGGCGCGGAGCGCGGACTTCGCCTACCACCGCGCGATGATCGAGCGGGGTCTGGGCGACGACGCGGGGGCCCGGCGCCACCTGCAGGAGGCGCTGCGCACGAACCCGCGGTTCTCCCCCGTCCGGGTCCCGCTGGCGAAGGAGGCACTCGCCTCGATCGGCCAGCCGCCGGCGGGCGGCCCGGAGAACATGCAGCCGACCAAACCATGGGTGGCCCCGGACCTCCCGAAGGCGGCCAAATCCAAGCCCCCGGCCCCGGCGGCCAAACCGAAACCGAAGCCGAGCCCGTCGCCCGGCAAACCCAGCCCAGCCAAAGCCTGA